ACTGTTAATACGACATAGGTCCACTTCATTCGGCAGACGTATTTCTGAGATAGAATTGACTGTTTACTCATGGCTTCTCTTCCTTTCTTTTGCACATAACGACGGAACTCGCCTTCGTTTTGGCCGCAACGGCCAAATGGTCTTAGCGATTCCGACCAACAACCTCAAAACGGCGTTTACCGAATGTTCGTCGGGGAAATATCGAGCCACATCCGGGGAGAGCAAAACAAGGTTTGTCCCCTGCTGGAATCGCTTTGCGTATTTACCGCGCGCGCCACCCTTGAGCTTGGATAGGTCGTATTCTGGCCGCAGATCGTCTTCTATTTCTCTGTCATTCACCTTCTTCATAATATCTTCTTTCCTGCCGTTTTGTTTTTCTTGCGCTGATAATCCGAATATTGTCTCCGCGGTCCGTGTGCGCAACCATGAGCACCTGCCCAGACTGCGCCATCCCCACCGTGATGAACCTGTGTTCCGTGATAGAGTGATCCGGATCGTGATACGTGATTGAAAGAGGATCACCAAGAACGGACGCAGCTTCCTGAAAAGACACACAGTGCTTGCGCTGGTTGCGGACGGCCTTCTGTGGGTCCCATTCAAATTTCATGCCCATACCATAGCAGGCCGTTTTGGTATCGGCAATCCTATTTTTATTTCTGACCGAACAGATGTTCGGCACCTGAAATGTCAAAAGCCGTGATGAAAAGCAAGAAAATAATGCTGGGTAAGGATGATGTGGGTATGAAGCATATGCGCGGTGCATTTCGCGCCACCAAGCGCCCCTGGCGCGAACTTGCCCGCTTAAGCGGCGAGATTGACGAGCTGTTGTGTGGATGCGGCCAGGAGTGCAT
This DNA window, taken from Kiritimatiellia bacterium, encodes the following:
- a CDS encoding PDDEXK nuclease domain-containing protein produces the protein ITSIFTAFLLNSSSYLLCFTAGSFLTHILLRPPCPSIRGNPKRTALSKKPEELARLELTELREEDKLGQDLIFRDPYFLDFLGLKGAYQEKDLETAILRELEMFIMELGTGFTFVERQNAQPAPLSSHFLRPNINHRAQCTPGRIHTTARQSRRLSGQVRARGAWWREMHRAYASYPHHPYPALFSCFSSRLLTFQVPNICSVRNKNRIADTKTACYGMGMKFEWDPQKAVRNQRKHCVSFQEAASVLGDPLSITYHDPDHSITEHRFITVGMAQSGQVLMVAHTDRGDNIRIISARKTKRQERRYYEEGE